Proteins from one Megalopta genalis isolate 19385.01 chromosome 1, iyMegGena1_principal, whole genome shotgun sequence genomic window:
- the LOC117223157 gene encoding mitochondrial-processing peptidase subunit alpha — protein sequence MYLLMKVSQSSAMVALKKSAMQRQTFSFLSKCSFSSQNVINNNITRKSVVTNHPPLTEPVPNLPNVVYATTKEEHQTTKVTVLSNGLRVASENRFGQFCTVGVLLDSGPRYEIAYPSGISHFLEKLAFGSTKLYESKDQIMLALEKHGGICDCQASRDTFVYAASAERQGLDTVVQILGDISLRPKITEEELKSSRQMIRFELESLLTRPEQEPILMDMIHAAAYRNNTLGLPKICPEENVDYIDRKILFQYMKHHYTPNRMVVAGVGVEHEHLVSMVQKHFIEKKSTWEEEDDEERGKENNFISSEKERKKLDAVDTSIAQYTGGYILEECNVPIYAGPSGLPELSHVVIGLEGCSHQDPDFVAMCVLNMMMGGGGSFSAGGPGKGMYTRLYTNVLNRYHWLYSATAYNHAYADTGLFCIHASCTPSHVKEMVEVIVHEMVAMSTNITDTELARAKKQLQSMLLMNLEQRPVVFEDIGRQVLATGSRKRPEYFIKAIDGISKDDINNVARRLLKSPPCVAARGEVRIIPSIGDIQAGLTDEQGRLPGSRNRLSLFR from the exons atgtatttattaatgAAAGTGTCACAGAGTTCTGCAATGGTTGCTCTGAAAAAAAG TGCAATGCAAAGACAGACCTTTTCTTTCTTGAGTAAATGCAGTTTTTCTTCTCAaaatgttattaataataacataacaCGTAAATCTGTCGTTACAAACCATCCTCCGTTGACTGAACCTGTTCCTAACTTACCTAATGTAGTCTATGCTACCACAAAGGAAGAACATCAAACAACTAAAGTAACAGTTTTATCGAATGGATTAAGAGTTGCTTCTGAAAATCGCTTTGGTCAATTTTGCACGGTTGGAG TGCTACTTGATTCTGGTCCACGATATGAAATTGCATATCCCAGTGGAATTTCTCATTTTCTAGAGAAATTAGCATTTGGA TCAACAAAGCTTTATGAAAGCAAAGATCAAATAATGTTGGCATTAGAAAAACATGGAGGAATATGCGATTGTCAAGCTTCTAGGGATACATTTGTTTATGCTGCTTCAGCAGAACGTCAAGGCTTAGATACAGTTGTACAAATACTAGGTGATATTTCTTTAAGACCCAAAATAACGGAAGAAGAA ttaaaatcATCAAGACAAATGATAAGATTCGAATTGGAATCTTTACTTACAAGGCCAGAACAAGAACCAATACTCATGGACATGATCCATGCG GCTGCATATAGAAACAATACTCTTGGCCTTCCAAAAATATGTCCAGAAGAGAATGTTGATTATATAgatagaaaaatattatttcaatatatgAAGCACCATTACACACCTAATAGAATGGTTGTGGCTGGAGTTGGTGTGGAACACGAACATCTGGTTTCCATGGTTCAAaa ACATTTCATTGAAAAGAAGTCTACCtgggaagaagaagatgatgaagaaagaggaaaagagaataattttatatcttcagagaaagaaagaaaaaagttaGATGCGGTTGACACGTCTATTGCTCAATATACTGGGGGTTACATACTA GAGGAATGTAACGTACCTATTTATGCAGGGCCAAGTGGTTTACCAGAATTATCTCATGTGGTGATAGGTTTGGAAGGTTGTTCTCATCAAGATCCAGATTTTGTAGCAATGTGTGTTTTAAATATGATGATGGGTGGAGGTGGCAGCTTCAGTGCTGGTGGACCAGGTAAAGGAATGTATACTCGTTTGTATACAAATGTGTTGAACAG GTACCATTGGTTATATAGTGCAACTGCATACAACCATGCATATGCTGACACCGGACTCTTTTGTATTCATGCATCTTGTACACCGTCACACGTTAAAGAAATGGTCGAAGTAATTGTACACGAGATGGTTGCAATGTCTACTAATATTACAGACACTGAACTGGCA AGAGCAAAGAAACAATTGCAGTCTATGCTGCTCATGAATCTGGAACAAAGACCTGTTGTTTTTGAAGACATTGGACGACAAGTTTTAGCTACTGGATCCAGAAAACGACCCGAGtactttataaaagcaattg ATGGAATATCAAAGGACGACATAAATAATGTAGCACGGCGTTTATTGAAATCACCTCCTTGCGTAGCAGCTAGAGGAGAAGTAAGAATAATACCTTCTATCGGAGATATTCAAGCTGGATTGACTGATGAGCAAGGACGATTACCTGGTTCTCGTAATAGATTATCACTTTTTCGgtag
- the RpL5 gene encoding ribosomal protein L5, translating to MGFVKVVKNKQYFKRYQVKFKRRREGKTDYYARKRLTIQDKNKYNTPKYRLIVRLSNKDITCQVAYSRIEGDRIVCAAYSHELPKYGVKVGLTNYASAYCTGLLLARRLLKKLGLDTLYTGTKEVTGGEYNVEELDEGPGAFRCYLDTGLMRTTTGARVFGAMKGAVDGGLNIPHSTKRFPGYNNETKSFNADVHRQHIFGQHIASYMKTLEEEDDEVFKRQFSQYIKNGISADNIENIYKQAHEAIRENPQHTKVERKEIPVKKRWNRAKLSLSERKNRVEQKKASFLKTLEEVEA from the exons ATG ggTTTTGTAAAAGTTGTTAAAAATAAGCAGTATTTCAAACGTTATCAAGTAAAATTCAAGAGGCGACGCGAAGGAAAAACTGATTATTATGCTCGTAAACGACTAACCATTCAAGATAAAAACAAATACAATACACCAAAATATAGACTAATTGTACGTCTATCCAATAAAGATATTACATGCCag GTGGCATACTCAAGAATTGAAGGAGACAGAATAGTGTGCGCAGCATATAGCCATGAACTTCCAAAGTATGGTGTTAAAGTTGGTCTTACAAATTATGCCTCTGCATATTGCACTGGTCTTCTTCTAGCACGAAGG CTGTTGAAAAAACTGGGATTGGATACATTATATACTGGTACGAAAGAAGTAACAGGTGGTGAATATAATGTCGAAGAATTAGATGAAGGACCTGGTGCATTCAGATGTTATTTAGACACTGGTCTCATGAGAACTACCACAGGTGCTAGAGTTTTTGGTGCCATGAAAGGTGCTGTAGATGGAGGTTTAAACATTCCACATAG CACCAAGAGATTTCCTGGATACAACAATGAGACAAAATCATTCAATGCAGATGTACACCGGCAACATATTTTTGGACAACATATTGCAAGTTATATGAAAACTTTAGAGGAAGAAGATGACGAAGTTTTCAAAAGACAATTTTCACAATACATCAAAAACGGCATTTCTGCTGACAAt ATTGAAAATATCTATAAACAAGCTCACGAAGCGATACGTGAAAATCCTCAACATACAAAGGTAGAAAGGAAGGAAATACCTGTGAAGAAACGGTGGAACCGTGCGAAACTTTCATTGTCGGAAAGGAAGAATCGCGTCGAACAGAAGAAAGCATCTTTTCTTAAAACGCTAGAAGAAGTAGAGGCTTAA
- the LOC117223160 gene encoding lysozyme: MSPNMLILTIFLNLCLLFGQHDTMTEALTISKTCFGCICEAASGCNVTIGCNESVCGPFRITWAYWSDAGKPNIENSPGQTGDGYLQCVNDPYCAARAVQGYMEKFAQDCNGDGNINCDDFLRIHRLGGYGCSSALNAKYEDTYKRCMATYNV, from the exons ATGTCGCCGAACATGCTGATTCTGACGATATTTTTGAATTTATGTCTACTTTTTG GGCAACATGATACGATGACGGAAGCTCTAACAATATCGAAAACTTGCTTCGGATGTATATGCGAAGCTGCTTCAGGATGCAATGTTACAATTGGTTGCAACGAATCAGTTTGTGGACCGTTTCGCATAACATGGGCCTATTGGTCCGATGCGGGTAAACCGAATATTGAAAATTCTCCTGGTCAGACTGGCGACG GCTATCTACAATGCGTAAACGATCCATACTGCGCAGCTCGTGCAGTACAAGGCTATATGGAAAAATTTGCTCAG GATTGCAATGGGGACGGCAATATCAATTGTGATGACTTTCTTCGTATTCATCGATTGGGCGGTTACGGATGTAGTTCTGCTTTGAATGCTAAATACGAAGATACATACAAACGTTGCATGGCAACCTATAACGTATAA
- the LOC117223155 gene encoding nucleolar MIF4G domain-containing protein 1: MGSFKRPTLKHRPKVAEKSRKQIRKELRKQKKINRANYFKKGNESLAEGGHAVERIHSDNVNDKISKDLKTKLLKKKKQQELERKKKNEKDKFLKKANEKEDIIIRKLEKQLKLNKKRKTTIPKSFEVDGLDYVLDFCLQKDRKCMIETEKELIENEFNNQFKNDLSIVLDESTMETTEEEDEENVDKTKNFKHLSKHHLEDNDEEICKTSKVEFSVKENKTSGNTDDTDNGSWEDIYGRKRNREGQVIHESITRRYHTAQASIDSINKDDEIFVSLKRKLKGFLNRVAENNMHTISNQIEEMYMTNSRNNMNYLLTNLTFEAIIADVLTPNRLVCEYMMLIAILHANIGVEIGAHFLEKLVKKFVEIIDTPQVVENKRLDNVILMISHLYNFKVYGHRLLYQILDRLTIKFTEKEIDLILLILRTVGFVLRKDDPFALKEFIQNLQQLASCNNEQSSRVRFMLDVLLAIKNNNVSKIPQYDPSHVDHLKKVLKTIIRKGNSITQFNVTLEDLLHADENGKWWIVGSAWVGPKSTANREIVNNQDKFRFGKKLLDLAEKQRMNTDTRRNIFCVLMTAEDYVDAFENLHHLGLKDQQEEEIIHVLMHCCLQENKFNPYYAVLAQKLCEYNRKYQLTIQYSFWDKLKTLSTYGTKQLSNLARFLTYLIIEKCLPLSVLKVIQFTELDGHTMKLVRQIILGILLDKNEQACLQVFERISVSPQLQTFRESLRLFINYFLIRNINTFDTLGEKELTLKKRAELMDRIISSHGSKLKF, encoded by the exons ATGGGTTCATTTAAACGCCCAACATTAAAACATAGACCAAAGGTAGCAGAGAAATCACGGAAACAAATTCGTAAAGAGCTTAGGAAGCAGAAAAAAATTAATAGAGCAAATTACTTTAAAAAAGGAAATGAATCGCTTGCTGAGGGAGGACATGCTGTGGAACGTATACACAGTGACAATGTTAACGACAAAATCAGCAAAGACCTAAAgacaaaattgttaaaaaagaagaaacaacaagaacttgAACGGAAGAAGAAAAATGAGAAGGACAAATTCCTCAAAAAAGCAAACGAGAaagaagatattattattagaaaattggaaaagcaactaaaattaaataaaaagagaaaaacaACAATACCCAAATCTTTTGAAGTGGATGGTTTAGATT ACGTTTTGGATTTTTGCTTACAGAAAGATAGGAAGTGTATGATAGAAACAGAAAAGGAACTTATAGAGAATGAGTTTAATAATcagtttaaaaatgatttatctataGTTCTTGATGAAAGTACCATGGAAACCACTGAAGAAGAAGATGAGGAAAATGTAGATAAGACCAAAAATTTTAAACACCTAAGCAAGCATCATTTGGAAGATAATGATGAAGAAATATGTAAAACTAGTAAAGTAGAATTCAGTgttaaagaaaataaaacatCTGGCAATACCGATGATACAGATAATGGTTCTTGGGAAGATATCTAtggaagaaaaagaaatagagAAGGTCAAGTTATACATGAGTCCATTACACGTAGATACCATACAGCACAAGCTAGTATAGATAGTATAAATAAAGACGATGAaatattcgtttctttaaaaagaaaattgaaagGCTTTTTGAATAGGGTAGCAGAAAATAACATGCATACTATATCTAATCAG ATAGAGGAAATGTACATGACTAACAGCCGCAAcaatatgaattatttgttGACAAATTTAACGTTTGAAGCTATAATTGCAGATGTACTTACTCCAAATCGTTTAGTTTGTGAATATATGATGTTGATTGCTATTTTACATGCTAACATTGGAGTTGAAATTGGTGCACATTTTTTGGAAAAACTAGTAAAAAAGTTTGTTGAAATAATAGATACTCCACAAGTTGTAGAAAATAAAAGATTGGATAATGTGATTCTGATGATTTcacatttatataattttaag GTATATGGACACAGGCTTCTTTATCAGATACTTGATAGACTTACAATCAAGTTCACAGAGAAAGAAATTGACTTGATATTGCTTATTTTGAGAACAGTAGGTTTTGTATTGAGAAAAGACGATCCATTTGCTTTAAAAGAATTTATACAAAATTTGCAGCAATTAGCTAGTTGTAATAATGAACAAAG tTCAAGAGTTAGATTTATGTTAGACGTTTTGTTGGCGATAAAGAACAATAATGTCAGTAAAATACCACAATATGATCCTTCACACGTGGACCATTTAAAGAAAGTTCTGAAAACTATAATACGGAAAGGCAACTCTATAACGCAATTCAATGTTACCTTGGAGGATTTGCTACATG CTGATGAGAATGGAAAATGGTGGATTGTCGGTTCCGCTTGGGTTGGACCAAAAAGCACAGCTAATCGCGAGATAGTAAACAATCAAGATAAATTTCGTTTCGGTAAAAAATTGCTTGACTTAGCGGAGAAGCAACGAATGAACACTGACACGAGAAGAAATATCTTTTGTGTTCTTATGACGGCCGAAGACTACGTAGATGCTTTTGAGAATCTTCATCACCTCGGCTTAAAGGACCAACAAGAGGAGGAAATCATACATGTTTTAATGCATTGTTGTTTGCAAGAAAACAAGTTTAATCCTTATTATGCTGTATTAGCACAAAAATTGTGTGAATATAACCGAAAGTATCAG CTCACAATACAATATTCTTTCTGGGATAAATTAAAAACTTTGAGTACATATGGAACGAAGCAGTTGAGCAATCTGGCTCGATTTTTAACTTATTTAATCATTGAAAAGTGTCTGCCCTTATCAGTTTTGAAA GTTATTCAATTCACGGAATTAGATGGACACACCATGAAACTTGTCAGACAAATTATACTAGGTATCCTTTTAGATAAAAACGAGCAAGCTTGTTTGCAAGTGTTCGAAAGAATATCTGTGTCTCCTCAATTGCAAACTTTTAGAGAAAGCTTacgtttatttataaattattttctaataaggAATATAAATACATTTGACACATTAGGCGAGAAGGAACTAACTTTAAAAAAGAGAGCTGAATTGATGGATAGAATTATAAGCTCGCATGGATCGAAACTGaaattttga